One region of Cystobacter ferrugineus genomic DNA includes:
- the tnpC gene encoding IS66 family transposase, which translates to MLEVVPRNARIRIAELEAQVAARDARIAELENEVKALTRRVAELESRLRRNSTNSSKPPSSDPPGVRRTPRKPTGRRPGGQPGHEFHKRELLPPEQVNRFIDVPAPERCARCDEKLEGGQQQVFRHQLVEIPPLTALVTELRCHALECGHCGTLNKALLTPEAAGHVFGERLSAMVGLLVGKYRLSKRLVRDALSDLLGVKLSLGAIRDREQEMSEALSAPVAQAEEYVRDQDATNLDETGWYEGKGEGGHRRAWLWVAATALVAVFRITSSRGSEVAKALLGTDFAGFLTTDRWSAYNWYDTALRQLCWSHLTRDFQGFIDRGGEGARIGQELMAERNRMFKWWHRVRDGTLARDAFERRMKEVEQKVGRLLHEAEVCAEEKTAGIAKQILRLEEAMWTFVHVEGLEPTNNFAERLIRPCVMYRKTSFGTQSPEGSRFVERILTAVTTLGLQRRNVLEYLTDLLFAHRRGLPLPSLLPFATSTQASLPV; encoded by the coding sequence ATGCTGGAGGTGGTCCCCAGAAACGCCCGCATCCGTATCGCGGAGCTGGAAGCGCAGGTGGCCGCGCGGGACGCGCGCATCGCGGAATTGGAGAATGAGGTGAAGGCGCTCACTCGCCGAGTGGCGGARCTGGAGAGCCGTCTGAGGCGGAACTCCACCAACTCCTCCAAGCCACCGTCGTCGGACCCTCCTGGAGTAAGACGGACGCCCAGAAAGCCCACGGGGCGCCGTCCAGGTGGCCAGCCCGGCCACGAGTTCCACAAGCGGGAGCTGCTGCCGCCGGAGCAAGTCAACCGTTTCATCGACGTGCCCGCCCCGGAGCGGTGCGCCAGGTGCGACGAGAAGCTGGAAGGCGGGCAGCAGCAAGTGTTCCGGCACCAGTTGGTGGAGATACCACCGCTCACTGCGCTGGTGACCGAGTTGCGGTGCCATGCGCTGGAGTGCGGGCACTGCGGCACGCTGAACAAGGCCCTGCTCACGCCCGAAGCCGCCGGCCATGTGTTTGGTGAGCGTTTGTCGGCGATGGTGGGTCTGCTGGTGGGCAAGTACAGACTCTCCAAGCGGCTGGTTCGCGATGCGCTCTCGGACCTGCTGGGAGTGAAGCTMTCGCTGGGCGCCATCCGCGACCGTGAGCAGGAGATGAGCGAAGCCTTGTCAGCCCCAGTCGCGCAGGCGGAGGAGTACGTGCGCGACCAGGACGCCACCAACCTGGACGAAACAGGCTGGTACGAGGGCAAGGGAGAGGGGGGCCACCGCCGCGCCTGGCTGTGGGTGGCAGCCACCGCGCTCGTCGCGGTATTCCGAATCACCTCCAGCCGGGGCAGTGAAGTGGCCAAGGCGCTGCTGGGGACGGACTTCGCGGGCTTCCTCACCACCGACCGCTGGAGCGCGTACAACTGGTACGACACCGCCCTGCGACAGCTGTGCTGGAGCCACCTCACCAGGGACTTCCAGGGCTTCATCGACAGGGGTGGTGAGGGGGCCCGAATCGGCCAAGAGCTCATGGCCGAGCGCAACCGGATGTTCAAGTGGTGGCACCGCGTGCGGGATGGGACGCTGGCCCGTGATGCATTCGAGCGCCGGATGAAAGAGGTAGAGCAGAAGGTGGGACGTCTGCTCCATGAGGCCGAGGTGTGTGCCGAGGAGAAGACGGCCGGCATCGCGAAGCAGATTCTCCGGCTCGAGGAGGCCATGTGGACATTCGTCCACGTGGAAGGCCTGGAGCCGACCAACAATTTCGCGGAGAGGCTCATCCGCCCTTGCGTCATGTACAGGAAGACGAGCTTCGGGACGCAGTCGCCCGAAGGTAGCCGCTTCGTGGAGCGGATTTTGACGGCCGTGACCACACTCGGCCTGCAACGACGCAATGTGTTGGAGTACCTCACTGACCTCCTCTTCGCACATCGCCGCGGGCTGCCTTTGCCTTCCCTCCTCCCATTCGCCACCAGCACTCAGGCTTCTCTTCCTGTCTGA
- a CDS encoding DUF2381 family protein produces the protein MDHAWASLLANGRVIETPFEQLRFNTLTEGGVEMTALFFVARDRTKMAVLLELKNVHGTAPWRLGETRLTSDASPFTPKPFALRMDRPEIDPRASGNLAVVVDRREFTTEKGLVDLTLAIAQKEGPLQMMILLDWRLLEEKKR, from the coding sequence GTGGACCATGCCTGGGCCTCGCTCCTGGCCAATGGGCGGGTGATAGAGACGCCCTTCGAGCAGCTGCGGTTCAATACGCTCACGGAGGGTGGCGTCGAGATGACGGCCCTCTTCTTCGTGGCCAGGGATCGGACCAAGATGGCGGTGCTCCTCGAGCTCAAGAATGTCCATGGGACGGCGCCGTGGCGGCTGGGTGAAACCCGCCTGACGTCCGACGCGAGTCCCTTCACGCCCAAGCCGTTCGCCCTCCGGATGGATCGGCCAGAGATCGACCCGCGTGCCTCCGGCAATCTCGCGGTGGTGGTGGACCGGCGTGAGTTCACGACGGAAAAGGGACTCGTGGATTTGACTCTGGCCATTGCCCAGAAAGAGGGCCCGCTGCAGATGATGATCTTGCTGGACTGGCGCCTCCTGGAGGAGAAGAAGCGATGA
- a CDS encoding DUF2381 family protein, with the protein MRAHLGRGQTHPTSRVTLEPLARCTPTGFSSTVLWALLATGDSAGEREPNVRTLLLPDPSRGQVPTLHVGERLTTVLRLEQACVPARTTLLGWEGRFEPVLCHGRAVYLHPVRELAPEDRFLLRVTLADGTEWPFTVAGREHGSHRHPVDQQVEVFTEPEGVEDLRAALSRRCATRRSWRSRWRGTSARRPRWTMPGPRSWPMGG; encoded by the coding sequence TTGCGAGCCCACCTCGGACGTGGGCAGACTCACCCCACCTCTCGCGTCACCCTGGAGCCGCTCGCGCGATGCACCCCCACTGGCTTTTCCTCCACCGTGTTGTGGGCGCTGCTGGCCACCGGCGACTCCGCTGGAGAGCGCGAGCCGAATGTCCGCACCCTCCTGCTTCCGGACCCTTCCCGGGGGCAGGTGCCCACGCTGCATGTCGGCGAACGCCTCACCACGGTGCTGCGCCTGGAGCAGGCGTGTGTGCCCGCGCGCACGACGTTGCTCGGGTGGGAGGGGCGCTTCGAGCCGGTGCTGTGTCACGGCCGCGCCGTGTACCTCCACCCCGTGCGGGAGCTGGCGCCGGAGGATCGCTTCCTGCTCCGGGTGACGCTCGCGGATGGCACGGAGTGGCCGTTCACCGTGGCGGGCCGTGAGCACGGCTCCCACCGGCACCCGGTGGATCAACAGGTGGAGGTCTTCACCGAGCCCGAGGGGGTCGAGGACCTGCGGGCGGCGTTGTCCAGGCGCTGCGCCACCAGGCGGAGCTGGAGGAGCAGGTGGCGCGGTACCAGCGCGAGGAGACCTCGGTGGACCATGCCTGGGCCTCGCTCCTGGCCAATGGGCGGGTGA
- the egtD gene encoding L-histidine N(alpha)-methyltransferase — MAAGKGRQRHGQERPAVTMQVHVRPGDARRTLRAEVLEGLCVEGRPKELSPKWLYDERGSQLFDDITRLPEYYPTRREREILREHARDIARACAAHTLVELGSGSSEKTRLLLDALREEGGLERFIPFDVSESFLRQSAEAVARDYPGLHVHAVVGDFERHLGRWPREGRLLVAFLGGTIGNLKPPERARFYARLAEGMEPGDGLLVGTDLLKSRSRLFAAYNDRAGVTAAFNRNVLRVLNHELQADFDPEAFEHLAPFDEENQWVEMRLVSTRAQAVRLPALERFVNFAEGEVLRTEVSCKFHPAQVQEELAAAGLERVGYWTDAAGDFALSLALKR, encoded by the coding sequence ATGGCGGCAGGCAAGGGCAGGCAGCGGCACGGGCAGGAGCGGCCCGCGGTGACGATGCAGGTGCACGTGCGGCCGGGAGACGCGCGGCGCACGCTGCGCGCGGAGGTGCTCGAGGGGCTGTGCGTGGAGGGGCGCCCGAAGGAGCTGTCCCCCAAGTGGCTCTACGACGAGCGCGGCAGCCAGCTCTTCGACGACATCACCCGCCTGCCCGAGTACTACCCCACGCGCCGCGAGCGGGAAATCCTCCGGGAGCACGCGCGGGACATCGCGCGCGCGTGCGCGGCCCACACGCTGGTGGAGCTGGGCAGTGGCAGCAGCGAGAAGACGCGGCTGCTGCTCGACGCGCTGCGGGAGGAGGGCGGCCTCGAGCGCTTCATCCCCTTCGACGTGAGCGAGTCCTTCCTGCGCCAGTCGGCCGAGGCGGTGGCGCGCGACTACCCCGGGCTGCACGTGCACGCGGTGGTGGGGGACTTCGAGCGGCACCTGGGGCGCTGGCCGCGCGAGGGCCGCCTGCTGGTGGCCTTCCTCGGAGGCACCATCGGCAACCTGAAGCCCCCCGAGCGCGCGCGCTTCTACGCCCGGCTGGCCGAGGGGATGGAGCCGGGGGACGGCCTCCTGGTGGGGACGGATCTGCTCAAGAGCCGCTCGCGGCTGTTCGCGGCGTACAACGACCGGGCGGGGGTGACGGCGGCCTTCAACCGCAACGTGCTGCGGGTGCTCAACCACGAGCTCCAGGCGGACTTCGACCCGGAGGCCTTCGAGCACCTGGCGCCCTTCGACGAGGAGAACCAATGGGTGGAGATGCGGCTCGTCTCCACCCGGGCCCAGGCGGTGCGGCTGCCGGCGCTCGAGCGCTTCGTGAACTTCGCCGAGGGCGAGGTGCTGCGCACGGAGGTGAGCTGCAAGTTCCACCCCGCCCAGGTGCAGGAGGAGCTGGCGGCGGCGGGGCTCGAGCGTGTGGGGTACTGGACGGACGCGGCGGGAGACTTCGCCCTGTCGCTCGCACTCAAACGCTGA
- a CDS encoding CBS domain-containing protein encodes MAQTIREVMTRDVEVIGPQDTLRDAAEKMRSLNVGALPVCQGDRVVGMLTDRDIVVRAIALGMDSASTSVEDAMTGNVQYCFEEDDALGVLTRMRDMQVRRFIVVNEDERLVGIVSLGDLSQVMSEQRVGETLEGISEPSPVI; translated from the coding sequence ATGGCCCAGACAATTCGTGAAGTGATGACCCGCGACGTGGAAGTCATCGGTCCCCAGGACACGCTGCGTGACGCGGCCGAGAAGATGCGCAGTCTCAACGTGGGCGCCCTGCCCGTGTGCCAGGGAGATCGCGTGGTGGGCATGCTCACCGACCGCGACATCGTCGTGCGCGCCATTGCCCTGGGCATGGACTCGGCGAGCACGTCGGTGGAGGACGCGATGACGGGCAACGTGCAGTACTGCTTCGAGGAGGATGACGCCCTGGGCGTGCTCACCCGGATGCGGGACATGCAGGTGCGCCGCTTCATCGTGGTGAACGAGGACGAGCGCCTGGTGGGCATCGTGTCGCTGGGCGACCTGTCCCAGGTGATGAGCGAGCAGCGCGTGGGCGAGACCCTGGAGGGCATCTCCGAGCCCTCCCCCGTCATCTGA
- a CDS encoding MFS transporter, giving the protein MILQGTETGYPRHVHRMAAGALFFLQGVCFASWASRIPTIQQRLGLTEAALGLVLLALPAGSMAALPAAGWWVSRKGSALVALTALVVYAAGLVGLGFVDSLPVLLGVLFVFGFTGNVVNISVNTQAVGVEALYGRSVMASFHGLWSLAGFVAAGIGAGMIGAGVAPLPHFLGMGLFMLAVLAACSRFLLTDAPDEGAGQRVFVMPDRELLGLGLMAFCSMICEGAMFDWSGVYFARVVGAEPDWVGAGYAAFMAMMASGRFLADGLTRRFGLRRVFQTSGVLITVGLALAVGLPRLPTALLGFMLVGLGVSSVVPLVYGAAGRSRTMSPGAALAAVSSIGFLGFLVGPPLIGLVAGVATLRGSFTLIAMLGLGVAVLGSRRPA; this is encoded by the coding sequence ATGATTCTCCAGGGTACGGAAACGGGTTATCCGCGCCACGTCCACCGCATGGCGGCCGGCGCGTTGTTCTTCCTTCAAGGTGTGTGCTTCGCGAGCTGGGCCTCGCGCATCCCGACCATCCAGCAGCGCCTGGGCCTCACCGAGGCGGCGCTGGGGCTCGTGCTGCTGGCGCTGCCGGCCGGGTCCATGGCGGCGCTGCCGGCGGCGGGCTGGTGGGTGTCGCGCAAGGGCAGCGCGCTGGTGGCGCTCACGGCGCTGGTCGTCTACGCGGCGGGGCTCGTGGGGCTGGGCTTCGTCGACTCGCTGCCGGTGCTGCTCGGCGTGCTGTTCGTGTTTGGCTTCACCGGCAACGTGGTGAACATCTCGGTGAACACGCAGGCGGTGGGCGTGGAGGCGCTCTATGGGCGCTCGGTGATGGCGTCCTTCCACGGGCTGTGGAGCCTGGCGGGCTTCGTGGCCGCGGGCATTGGCGCGGGGATGATTGGCGCGGGGGTGGCGCCGCTGCCGCACTTCCTGGGCATGGGGCTGTTCATGCTGGCGGTGCTCGCCGCGTGCTCGCGCTTCCTGCTCACGGACGCGCCGGACGAGGGCGCCGGGCAGCGGGTGTTCGTGATGCCGGACCGGGAGCTGCTCGGCCTGGGCCTCATGGCCTTCTGCAGCATGATCTGCGAGGGCGCCATGTTCGACTGGAGTGGGGTGTACTTCGCCCGCGTGGTGGGAGCGGAGCCGGACTGGGTGGGTGCGGGCTACGCGGCGTTCATGGCGATGATGGCCTCGGGGCGCTTTTTGGCGGACGGGCTCACGCGGCGCTTTGGCCTCAGGCGGGTGTTCCAGACGAGCGGCGTGCTCATCACGGTGGGGCTCGCGCTGGCGGTGGGGTTGCCGCGGCTGCCCACGGCGCTCCTGGGCTTCATGCTGGTGGGGCTGGGGGTGTCGAGCGTGGTGCCGCTCGTGTACGGGGCGGCGGGCCGCTCGCGCACCATGTCCCCGGGGGCGGCGCTGGCGGCGGTGTCCTCCATCGGCTTCTTGGGCTTCCTGGTGGGCCCGCCGCTCATCGGGCTCGTGGCGGGCGTGGCCACCCTGCGCGGCTCGTTCACGCTCATCGCGATGCTGGGCCTGGGCGTGGCGGTGCTGGGCAGCCGCCGGCCGGCCTGA
- a CDS encoding serine/threonine protein kinase — MTRLLRLGPWRAALLLCLASSCATTPGRVGLRPDGTPGPEECPEEALKAMRYLRIGIGRSALIQLDLNQDMVIPVTLYDGSVESMLEQPLGLLGAGTRLYGQVWTEGPQVTIRYYEAQPIGEEPIPLCAVARMANGQLRKRPDSPPGAAIFNFSRAGIFVVNAFR; from the coding sequence ATGACCAGACTCCTTCGTCTCGGACCCTGGCGTGCCGCTCTGCTGCTCTGCCTCGCCTCGAGCTGTGCGACGACTCCGGGGCGTGTCGGGCTTCGCCCGGATGGAACGCCGGGTCCCGAGGAGTGTCCGGAGGAAGCGTTGAAGGCCATGCGCTACCTGCGCATCGGCATTGGCCGGAGCGCCCTCATCCAGCTCGATCTGAACCAGGACATGGTGATTCCCGTCACCCTCTACGACGGGTCCGTCGAGAGCATGTTGGAGCAGCCTCTGGGCCTGCTCGGCGCCGGAACGCGTCTCTACGGACAGGTCTGGACGGAGGGGCCCCAGGTGACCATCCGCTATTACGAGGCCCAGCCGATTGGCGAGGAGCCGATCCCCCTGTGCGCGGTGGCCCGGATGGCCAATGGCCAGCTGCGCAAGCGTCCGGACTCGCCCCCAGGCGCCGCCATTTTCAACTTCTCCAGGGCCGGCATCTTCGTCGTCAACGCGTTCCGGTGA
- the egtB gene encoding ergothioneine biosynthesis protein EgtB gives MPPSVEVPAHEPARPSAWKGRAVAELTEARARLLRMLERLGEAELVAQHSPLMSPLVWDVAHVANYEEQWLLRALGAPALTGPDVDTLYDALRHPRATRVHLPLPSPAQAFSYAARVREASLAWLRELPEDSGAPLLRDGFVFGMVAQHEQQHLETIAATLQLMTASDWRPPALARPRPGRAAWHEVFLPGGPVRLGSDAPWAYDNERPAHTAHVDDFFLDSHPVTNGDYAVFVAAGGYEDARWWTPEGFAWVRQEGALHPLFWLPQPGGRWRRRRFGWEEPLPPDEPVQHVSWYEADAYARWAGKRLPTEAEWERAASGLAPASRTYPWGDSPPRAAQATLGGDTWGPSPVGAFPAGATPEGVSGLLGDVWEWTASTFGGYLGFQAFPYREYSEEFFGTDYRVLKGGSWATAPVAARNSFRNWDYPLRRHIFAGFRCARDAR, from the coding sequence ATGCCCCCGTCCGTTGAAGTCCCGGCCCATGAGCCGGCCCGGCCCTCCGCGTGGAAGGGCCGGGCCGTGGCGGAGCTCACCGAGGCGCGCGCGCGCCTCTTGCGCATGCTCGAGCGTCTGGGCGAGGCGGAGCTCGTCGCGCAGCACTCGCCCCTCATGTCCCCCCTCGTCTGGGACGTGGCCCACGTGGCCAACTACGAGGAGCAGTGGCTGCTCCGCGCGCTCGGCGCCCCCGCCCTCACCGGCCCGGACGTGGACACCCTCTATGACGCCTTGCGCCACCCGCGCGCCACCCGCGTCCACCTGCCGCTGCCCTCCCCCGCCCAGGCGTTCTCCTACGCGGCGCGGGTGCGCGAGGCCTCGCTCGCGTGGCTGCGCGAATTGCCCGAGGACTCGGGCGCGCCGCTGCTGCGCGATGGCTTCGTCTTCGGCATGGTGGCCCAGCACGAGCAGCAGCACCTGGAGACGATCGCCGCCACGCTCCAGCTCATGACGGCGAGCGACTGGCGGCCCCCCGCGCTCGCGCGCCCCCGTCCCGGCCGCGCCGCCTGGCACGAGGTGTTCCTCCCCGGAGGCCCGGTGCGTCTGGGCAGCGACGCGCCCTGGGCCTACGACAACGAGCGCCCGGCCCACACCGCGCACGTGGACGACTTCTTCCTGGACTCGCACCCGGTGACGAACGGGGACTACGCCGTCTTCGTCGCCGCGGGAGGCTACGAGGACGCGCGCTGGTGGACGCCCGAGGGTTTCGCCTGGGTGCGCCAGGAGGGCGCACTCCACCCGCTCTTCTGGCTGCCCCAGCCGGGGGGACGCTGGCGGCGGCGGCGCTTCGGGTGGGAGGAGCCCCTGCCCCCGGACGAGCCCGTGCAGCACGTGAGCTGGTACGAGGCGGACGCCTACGCGCGCTGGGCCGGCAAGCGCCTGCCCACCGAGGCCGAGTGGGAGCGCGCCGCGTCGGGACTCGCCCCCGCCTCGCGCACCTACCCCTGGGGAGACTCCCCCCCGCGCGCGGCTCAGGCCACGCTCGGCGGCGACACCTGGGGCCCCAGCCCCGTGGGCGCCTTCCCCGCGGGCGCCACCCCCGAGGGCGTCTCGGGCCTGCTCGGGGATGTGTGGGAGTGGACGGCCAGCACTTTCGGCGGGTATTTGGGGTTCCAAGCGTTCCCCTACCGTGAATACTCGGAGGAGTTCTTCGGGACGGACTACCGGGTGCTCAAGGGGGGCTCGTGGGCCACGGCGCCGGTGGCCGCGCGCAACAGCTTCCGCAACTGGGACTACCCCCTGCGCCGGCACATCTTCGCCGGCTTCCGGTGCGCACGCGACGCGAGGTGA
- a CDS encoding site-2 protease family protein: MRANIQVLTLKGIPIRVHFSFLLILPLFAWSFGQSFQLAARAADVPPERLSGHPLLWGLGVAVALFLSVLLHELAHSVYALRKGGEVSDIRLMMIGGVSNITRMPEGSRNEALMALAGPVTSLGLGALALGAHHLLMDTRSFNLSFAVFYLGLLNIFLGVFNLLPAFPMDGGRILRALLTGWLGRVRATRVAGWVGQGFALLFGLYGLVTGNVVLLFIAFFVFMGAAAESRQVLLQSRLGDVPVRELMGPRTATVEAGASLRELTELLYGERLRAAPVVEQGRVVGLVTVEALRQVPVERLVDMAVRELSEPVPVLTPDSTAWEALQEMGKRQMPQLPVTQDGALVGMLSQDDILRGLELRELKESRRQGPWNLGGRGHESPT; encoded by the coding sequence GTGCGCGCAAACATCCAGGTCCTCACCTTGAAGGGCATCCCCATCCGGGTGCACTTCTCCTTCCTGCTCATCCTCCCGCTGTTCGCGTGGAGCTTCGGGCAGTCGTTCCAGCTCGCGGCGCGCGCGGCGGACGTGCCCCCCGAGCGCCTGTCGGGCCATCCGCTCTTGTGGGGGCTGGGCGTCGCCGTGGCACTCTTCCTGTCGGTGCTGCTGCACGAGCTCGCCCACTCCGTCTATGCGCTGCGCAAGGGCGGCGAGGTGAGCGACATCCGGCTGATGATGATTGGCGGCGTGTCCAACATCACCCGCATGCCCGAGGGCTCGCGGAACGAGGCGCTCATGGCGCTCGCCGGGCCCGTGACGAGCCTGGGCCTGGGCGCGCTGGCGCTCGGGGCCCACCACCTGCTCATGGACACGCGCTCCTTCAACCTGAGCTTCGCCGTCTTCTACCTGGGCTTGCTCAACATCTTCCTGGGCGTCTTCAACCTGTTGCCCGCCTTCCCCATGGACGGGGGGCGGATTCTGCGCGCGCTGCTCACCGGGTGGCTCGGGCGGGTGCGGGCCACGCGCGTGGCGGGCTGGGTGGGCCAGGGCTTCGCGCTGCTCTTCGGCCTGTACGGCCTCGTCACCGGCAACGTCGTGCTGCTCTTCATCGCCTTCTTCGTCTTCATGGGCGCGGCGGCCGAGTCTCGCCAGGTGCTGCTCCAGTCGCGGCTGGGCGACGTGCCCGTGCGCGAGCTGATGGGGCCGCGCACCGCCACGGTGGAGGCGGGGGCGAGCCTGCGCGAGCTGACGGAGCTGCTCTATGGCGAGCGGCTGCGGGCCGCGCCGGTGGTGGAACAGGGGCGCGTGGTGGGGCTGGTGACGGTGGAGGCGCTGCGGCAGGTGCCGGTGGAGAGGCTGGTGGACATGGCCGTGCGCGAGCTGAGCGAGCCCGTGCCCGTGCTCACCCCGGACTCCACGGCGTGGGAAGCACTCCAGGAGATGGGCAAGCGGCAGATGCCCCAACTGCCCGTCACCCAGGACGGAGCGCTCGTGGGCATGCTCTCCCAGGACGACATCCTGCGCGGCCTGGAGCTGCGGGAGCTCAAGGAGTCGCGCCGCCAGGGGCCGTGGAACCTCGGGGGCCGCGGGCACGAGTCGCCCACCTGA
- a CDS encoding bactofilin family protein, translated as MALLGKKEEKTNVPLLGGGSIKEDFVATRPGEVHTLLGKGSEFEGKLTFEGQVRIDGKFNGQIITKDVLVVGEGARVQAEITAGTVIINGTVEGNVRATQLIELHAPARVKGNIESPALTMDRGVIFEGTSKMENLGAKGSTPPPPPGGEGRK; from the coding sequence GTGGCGCTCCTCGGCAAGAAGGAAGAGAAGACCAACGTTCCGCTCCTCGGGGGCGGCAGCATCAAGGAGGATTTCGTGGCGACGCGTCCGGGTGAGGTTCACACGCTGCTGGGCAAGGGCAGCGAGTTCGAGGGCAAGCTCACCTTCGAGGGGCAGGTCCGCATCGACGGCAAGTTCAACGGGCAGATCATCACCAAGGACGTGCTCGTGGTGGGTGAGGGTGCCCGGGTCCAGGCGGAGATCACCGCCGGCACCGTCATCATCAATGGCACCGTGGAAGGCAACGTGCGCGCCACGCAGCTCATCGAGCTGCATGCGCCCGCGCGCGTGAAGGGCAACATCGAGTCGCCCGCGCTCACCATGGACCGGGGCGTCATCTTCGAGGGCACCAGCAAGATGGAGAACCTCGGCGCCAAGGGCTCCACGCCTCCGCCTCCGCCCGGCGGTGAGGGCCGGAAGTAG
- a CDS encoding NADP-dependent glyceraldehyde-3-phosphate dehydrogenase, with amino-acid sequence MTSLEELFPSEEQIPAGVRLPAYVEQREYLVGGELRMWGGDLNPVRSPVFVKTARGVEQKVIGATPLLTSQESLEALSAAVKAYDHGRGAWPSMRVAERIEHVERFLVAMRAQRTAVVNLLMWEIGKTQGDSEKEFDRTIDLIVETIRALKELDRTSSRFVQEQGIMAQIRRAPIGVALCMGPYNYPLNETFSTLFPALLMGNAVIFKPAKFGVLLIRPLLEAFRDCFPPGVINIIYGRGRETVGALMESGQVDLFAFIGTNKGASELKRMHPRPHRLKSVLGLDAKNPAIILDDADLDNTVKECITGTLSFNGQRCTALKVLLVHRKVVKPFLERFSAAVDKLKPGMPWTPGVALTPLPEPGKTDYLRGLVDDAVSKGAKVVNELGGKVNQSFFFPAVVYPVTRDMRLATEEQFGPVIPVMVFDEDEEAVRYVVESQFGQQLSLFGQDSARIGKFIDAFANQVGRINLNCQCQRGPDTFPFNGRKDSAEGTLSVADALRVFSIRTLVAAKTTKDNTTLVQSILTRRESDFLTTDFLF; translated from the coding sequence ATGACTTCCCTCGAAGAACTCTTTCCCTCCGAAGAACAGATTCCCGCCGGCGTGCGGCTGCCCGCGTATGTGGAGCAGCGCGAGTACCTCGTCGGGGGCGAGCTGCGCATGTGGGGGGGAGATCTCAACCCGGTGCGCAGCCCGGTCTTCGTGAAGACGGCCCGGGGCGTGGAGCAGAAGGTGATTGGCGCCACGCCGCTGCTCACCTCCCAGGAGTCGCTCGAGGCGCTGAGCGCCGCGGTGAAGGCCTATGACCATGGCCGGGGCGCGTGGCCGAGCATGCGCGTGGCCGAGCGCATCGAGCACGTCGAGCGCTTCCTCGTGGCCATGCGCGCCCAGCGCACCGCGGTGGTGAACCTCTTGATGTGGGAGATCGGCAAGACGCAGGGCGACTCGGAGAAGGAGTTCGACCGGACGATCGATCTCATCGTCGAGACGATCCGCGCGCTCAAGGAGTTGGATCGGACCTCGTCCCGCTTCGTGCAGGAGCAGGGCATCATGGCGCAGATCCGCCGGGCGCCCATCGGCGTGGCGCTGTGCATGGGGCCGTACAACTACCCGCTGAACGAGACCTTCAGCACGCTGTTCCCGGCGCTGCTGATGGGCAACGCGGTCATCTTCAAGCCGGCGAAGTTCGGCGTGCTGCTCATCCGTCCGCTGCTCGAGGCGTTCCGCGACTGCTTCCCGCCGGGTGTCATCAACATCATCTACGGCCGGGGCCGCGAGACGGTGGGCGCGCTGATGGAGAGCGGGCAGGTGGACCTGTTCGCGTTCATCGGGACGAACAAGGGCGCCAGCGAGCTCAAGCGCATGCACCCGCGTCCGCACCGCCTCAAGTCCGTGCTGGGGCTGGACGCGAAGAACCCGGCGATCATCCTGGATGACGCGGACCTGGACAACACGGTGAAGGAGTGCATCACGGGCACGCTGTCCTTCAACGGGCAGCGGTGCACGGCGCTCAAGGTGCTGCTGGTGCACCGCAAGGTGGTCAAACCCTTCCTCGAGCGCTTCAGCGCGGCGGTGGACAAGCTCAAGCCGGGCATGCCGTGGACGCCGGGGGTGGCGCTCACGCCGTTGCCGGAGCCGGGGAAGACGGACTACCTGCGCGGTCTGGTGGACGACGCGGTGAGCAAGGGGGCGAAGGTGGTGAACGAGCTGGGAGGGAAGGTGAACCAGTCCTTCTTCTTCCCGGCGGTGGTGTACCCGGTGACGCGCGACATGCGGCTGGCGACGGAGGAGCAGTTCGGCCCGGTGATTCCGGTGATGGTGTTCGACGAGGACGAGGAGGCGGTGCGCTACGTCGTCGAGTCGCAGTTCGGGCAGCAGTTGAGCCTGTTCGGGCAGGACTCGGCGCGCATCGGGAAGTTCATCGATGCGTTCGCCAACCAGGTGGGCCGCATCAACCTCAACTGCCAGTGCCAGCGTGGGCCGGACACGTTCCCCTTCAACGGGCGCAAGGACTCGGCCGAGGGCACGTTGTCGGTGGCGGACGCGCTGCGCGTGTTCTCCATCCGCACGCTCGTGGCGGCGAAGACGACGAAGGACAACACCACCCTGGTGCAGTCCATCCTCACGCGCCGCGAGTCGGACTTCCTCACCACCGACTTCCTCTTCTAG